In Jejubacter calystegiae, the following are encoded in one genomic region:
- a CDS encoding YebW family protein — translation MFALVLFVCYLDGGCDDIVVELFNTEQQCEVAMDSQKIRHGGCYPVEDFIDGFWLPAQQYSDF, via the coding sequence ATGTTCGCACTGGTTTTATTTGTCTGTTATCTGGATGGCGGATGCGACGATATCGTCGTAGAGCTTTTTAATACCGAACAGCAGTGCGAAGTGGCCATGGACAGCCAGAAAATTCGCCACGGCGGCTGCTATCCGGTGGAAGATTTTATCGACGGCTTCTGGCTGCCTGCTCAGCAGTACAGCGATTTCTGA
- a CDS encoding YebV family protein yields MAKTSVRIGAFEIDDAEIHGGDQGARTLSIPCKSDPDLCMQLDAWDEETSIPALLNGENSVLYRKHYDRSTDSWVMHFA; encoded by the coding sequence ATGGCAAAAACCAGCGTTCGAATCGGCGCATTCGAGATTGATGATGCCGAAATACACGGAGGAGATCAGGGCGCTCGCACTCTGAGTATCCCCTGCAAGTCTGATCCTGACCTGTGCATGCAGCTCGATGCCTGGGACGAAGAGACCAGCATCCCTGCGCTGCTAAACGGCGAAAATTCTGTCCTGTACCGTAAACATTACGACCGCAGTACCGACTCCTGGGTCATGCATTTTGCCTGA
- the pphA gene encoding protein-serine/threonine phosphatase, which produces MYQRIDGAAWRHIWLVGDLHGCLQQLATALRDRRFHPWQDLLVSVGDLIDRGPDSAGCLALLDKPWFRAVRGNHEEMALEALEARDGMLWQINGGDWLNQLAEQPQRDAVARLRRCAGLPLILELHSAGKVQVVAHADYPSSHYVWQKPVDAHRTVWSRERLTRHLEGRGGPITGADEFWFGHTPLQEAKTFFNQHYIDTGAVFGNTLTLVQLQ; this is translated from the coding sequence GTGTATCAGAGAATCGATGGTGCCGCCTGGCGTCATATCTGGCTGGTTGGCGATCTACACGGCTGCCTGCAGCAGCTGGCGACCGCGTTGCGGGACAGGCGTTTTCATCCCTGGCAGGATCTGCTGGTCTCGGTTGGCGATCTGATCGATCGCGGGCCCGACAGCGCTGGCTGCCTGGCGCTGCTGGATAAACCCTGGTTTCGCGCGGTGCGCGGCAATCATGAGGAGATGGCGCTGGAGGCTCTGGAAGCCCGCGACGGGATGCTGTGGCAGATAAACGGCGGTGACTGGCTGAACCAGCTTGCGGAACAGCCGCAGCGGGATGCTGTGGCACGCCTGCGCCGCTGCGCTGGACTGCCGTTAATCCTTGAGCTGCACAGCGCCGGTAAGGTTCAGGTCGTTGCGCATGCCGACTATCCCTCGTCCCATTATGTCTGGCAGAAGCCGGTAGATGCCCACCGTACGGTATGGAGCCGCGAGCGGCTGACCCGTCACCTGGAGGGCCGGGGCGGCCCCATTACCGGGGCGGATGAGTTCTGGTTCGGACATACGCCGTTGCAGGAGGCCAAAACCTTTTTTAATCAGCACTACATCGATACCGGCGCGGTTTTTGGCAATACGCTGACGCTGGTACAGCTTCAGTAG
- the rsmF gene encoding 16S rRNA (cytosine(1407)-C(5))-methyltransferase RsmF yields the protein MREAMPDTLSFDDFIAACQRPLRRSLRVNTLKISVTDFLEQVAPYGWQLTPIPWCPEGFWIERDNEDELPLGSTAEHLSGLFYIQEASSMLPVAALFADGNAPQRVMDMAAAPGSKTTQMAARMENLGAILANEYSASRVKVLHANLSRCGASNVALTHFDGRVFGAALPESFDAILLDAPCSGEGVVRKDPDALRNWSPASNQEIAATQRALIESAIHALRPGGVLVYSTCTLNRDENHQVLRWLLERYPDAVEVEPLGNLFPGAGRALTPEGWLHVFPQIFDCEGFFVARLRKTAALDPLPAPDFRVGKFPFTPLRSKPLSEVENAAARVGLVWDDRLQLWERDKELWLFPTEMVPLFGKVRFSRCGLRLAERHTKGYRWQHEAIVALASGHAANAFALTAEQAEEWFRGRDIFPDTLPPDGDVIVTFQNQPLGLAKRVGSRLKNSYPRELVRNGRLFSAAGQNKNPTI from the coding sequence ATGCGCGAGGCTATGCCGGACACCCTCTCCTTTGATGACTTTATTGCCGCCTGTCAGCGTCCACTACGGCGCAGCCTGCGGGTTAACACATTGAAAATCAGCGTGACGGACTTTCTTGAGCAGGTCGCCCCCTACGGCTGGCAGTTGACACCAATCCCATGGTGCCCGGAAGGCTTCTGGATCGAGCGCGATAACGAAGATGAGCTACCGCTAGGCAGTACCGCCGAACACCTGAGCGGTCTGTTCTACATTCAGGAAGCCAGCTCCATGCTGCCGGTGGCGGCGCTGTTCGCCGACGGCAATGCCCCGCAGCGGGTGATGGATATGGCTGCTGCTCCGGGCTCCAAGACCACGCAAATGGCGGCGCGGATGGAGAATCTGGGCGCTATCCTGGCCAACGAATACTCGGCCAGCCGGGTAAAGGTGCTGCACGCGAACCTTAGCCGCTGCGGCGCCAGCAACGTCGCCCTGACTCACTTCGACGGACGAGTCTTCGGCGCCGCGCTACCGGAAAGTTTCGACGCCATTCTGCTGGATGCCCCCTGCTCCGGCGAAGGGGTGGTACGCAAGGATCCCGATGCCCTGCGTAACTGGTCTCCGGCCAGTAATCAGGAGATCGCCGCGACTCAGCGAGCGCTTATCGAGAGCGCCATTCATGCCCTCAGACCCGGCGGCGTACTGGTTTATTCCACCTGTACCCTGAATCGTGACGAGAACCATCAGGTGCTGCGTTGGCTGCTGGAACGCTATCCTGATGCAGTGGAAGTCGAGCCTCTGGGCAATCTGTTCCCGGGCGCCGGGCGTGCGCTCACGCCGGAAGGCTGGCTACACGTCTTCCCTCAAATCTTCGACTGTGAAGGCTTTTTCGTGGCGCGACTGCGTAAAACCGCCGCGTTAGATCCACTGCCCGCCCCGGACTTTCGGGTGGGCAAATTCCCCTTTACCCCGCTCAGGAGCAAGCCGCTTAGCGAAGTGGAAAATGCCGCCGCCAGAGTGGGCCTTGTCTGGGACGATCGTTTGCAGCTCTGGGAGCGGGATAAAGAGCTGTGGCTGTTCCCGACGGAAATGGTCCCGCTGTTCGGTAAAGTGCGCTTCTCGCGCTGTGGACTACGGCTGGCCGAACGTCATACCAAAGGCTACCGCTGGCAGCATGAGGCCATCGTGGCGCTGGCCTCCGGGCATGCCGCCAACGCCTTTGCGTTAACGGCGGAACAGGCCGAAGAGTGGTTCCGGGGCCGCGATATCTTCCCGGATACGCTTCCTCCGGATGGCGATGTCATCGTGACCTTCCAGAATCAGCCGCTGGGGCTGGCCAAACGGGTAGGGTCGCGCCTGAAAAATAGCTATCCGCGCGAGCTGGTACGCAACGGCCGCCTGTTCAGCGCCGCAGGACAAAATAAAAACCCTACAATTTGA